A stretch of Procambarus clarkii isolate CNS0578487 chromosome 80, FALCON_Pclarkii_2.0, whole genome shotgun sequence DNA encodes these proteins:
- the LOC123746250 gene encoding nascent polypeptide-associated complex subunit alpha, muscle-specific form-like produces MVTAIGPREVPAIGPREAAAIGPREAPAIGPREAPAIGPREAPAIGPREAPAIGPREAPAIGPREAAAIGPREAPAIGPREAPAIGPREAAAIGPREAPAIGPREAPAIGPREVPAIGPREAAAIGPREAPAIGPREAPAIGPREAPAIGPREAPAIGPREAPAIGPREAPAIGPREATAIGPREAAAIGPREAAAIGPREAPAIGPREAAAIGPREAPAIGPREAPAIGPREAAAIGPREAPAIGPREAPAIGPREAPAIGPREAPAIGPREAPAIGPREATAIGPREAAAIGPREAAAIGPREAPAIGPREAAAIGPREAPAIGPREAPAIGPREAAAIGPRDATAIGPRETAAIGPREAPAIGPREATAIGPREAAAIGPREAAAIGPREAPAIGPREAPAIGPREAAAIGPREAPAIGPREAPAIGPREAPAIGPREAPAIGPREAPAIGPREATAIGPREAAAIGPREAAAIGPREAPAIGPREAAAIGPRDATAIGPREAPAIGPREAPAIGPREAAAIGPREAPAIGPREAPAIGPREATAIGPREAAAIGPRDATAIGPREAPAIGPREAPAIGPREAAAIGPREAPAIGPREAPAIGPREAAAIGPREAPAIGPREAPAIGPREAAAIGPREAPAIGPREAPAIGPREAPAIGPREAAAISPREAPAIGPSPARHYGGCHRNTIRSRDVVRDESCHRVTH; encoded by the coding sequence ATGGTCACTGCTATTGGTCCACGAGAGGTCCCTGCTATTGGTCCACGTGAGgccgctgctattggtccacgagAGGCCCCTGCTATTGGTCCACGAGAGGCCCCTGCTATTGGTCCACGAGAGGCCCCTGCTATTGGTCCACGTGAGGCCCCTGCTATTGGTCCACGAGAGGCCCCTGCTATTGGTCCACGTGAGgccgctgctattggtccacgtgAGGCCCCTGCTATTGGTCCACGAGAGGCCCCTGCTATTGGTCCACGTGAGgccgctgctattggtccacgagAGGCCCCTGCTATTGGTCCACGAGAGGCCCCTGCTATTGGTCCACGAGAGGTCCCTGCTATTGGTCCACGTGAGgccgctgctattggtccacgagAGGCCCCTGCTATTGGTCCACGAGAGGCCCCTGCTATTGGTCCACGAGAGGCCCCTGCTATTGGTCCACGAGAGGCCCCTGCTATTGGTCCACGAGAGGCCCCTGCTATTGGTCCACGAGAGGCCCCTGCTATTGGTCCACGAGAGGCAACTGCTATTGGTCCACGAGAGgccgctgctattggtccacgagaggccgctgctattggtccacgtgAGGCCCCTGCTATTGGTCCACGAGAGgccgctgctattggtccacgtgAGGCCCCTGCTATTGGTCCACGTGAGGCCCCTGCTATTGGTCCACGTGAGgccgctgctattggtccacgagAGGCCCCTGCTATTGGTCCACGAGAGGCCCCTGCTATTGGTCCACGAGAGGCCCCTGCTATTGGTCCACGAGAGGCCCCTGCTATTGGTCCACGAGAGGCCCCTGCTATTGGTCCACGAGAGGCAACTGCTATTGGTCCACGAGAGgccgctgctattggtccacgagaggccgctgctattggtccacgtgAGGCCCCTGCTATTGGTCCACGAGAGgccgctgctattggtccacgagAGGCCCCTGCTATTGGTCCACGTGAGGCCCCTGCTATTGGTCCACGAGAGgccgctgctattggtccacgagACGCAACTGCTATTGGTCCACGAGAGAccgctgctattggtccacgagAGGCCCCTGCTATTGGTCCACGAGAGGCAACTGCTATTGGTCCACGAGAGgccgctgctattggtccacgagaggctgctgctattggtccacgtgAGGCCCCTGCTATTGGTCCACGTGAGGCCCCTGCTATTGGTCCACGTGAGgccgctgctattggtccacgtgAGGCCCCTGCTATTGGTCCACGTGAGGCCCCTGCTATTGGTCCACGTGAGGCCCCTGCTATTGGTCCACGTGAGGCCCCTGCTATTGGTCCACGAGAGGCCCCTGCTATTGGTCCACGAGAGGCAACTGCTATTGGTCCACGAGAGgccgctgctattggtccacgagaggccgctgctattggtccacgtgAGGCCCCTGCTATTGGTCCACGAGAGgccgctgctattggtccacgagACGCAACTGCTATTGGTCCACGTGAGGCCCCTGCTATTGGTCCACGTGAGGCCCCTGCTATTGGTCCACGTGAGgccgctgctattggtccacgtgAGGCCCCTGCTATTGGTCCACGTGAGGCCCCTGCTATTGGTCCACGAGAGGCAACTGCTATTGGTCCACGAGAGgccgctgctattggtccacgagACGCAACTGCTATTGGTCCACGTGAGGCCCCTGCTATTGGTCCACGTGAGGCCCCTGCTATTGGTCCACGTGAGgccgctgctattggtccacgtgAGGCCCCTGCTATTGGTCCACGTGAGGCCCCTGCTATTGGTCCACGTGAGgccgctgctattggtccacgtgAGGCCCCTGCTATTGGTCCACGTGAGGCCCCTGCTATTGGTCCACGTGAGgccgctgctattggtccacgtgAGGCCCCTGCTATTGGTCCACGTGAGGCCCCTGCTATTGGTCCACGTGAGGCCCCTGCTATTGGTCCACGTGAGGCCGCTGCTATTAGTCCACGAGAGGCCCCTGCTATTGGTCCATCACCAGCACGCCACTATGGTGGGTGTCACAGGAATACAATAAGGAGCCGTGACGTTGTCAGAGATGAATCATGTCACAGAGTAACACACTGA